A genome region from Candidatus Zixiibacteriota bacterium includes the following:
- a CDS encoding cyclic nucleotide-binding domain-containing protein — protein sequence MTVDRVLKGHDMFQSLSIDDAHQINSFSSVKKYRANEMVFKYGEAAAHVYMLLEGSVNLRLPANPADFSFVISKIEKGELFGLSPLLNSSRFTSTAQCIEPTELLSIEAQPFREMLMRNEVAGFNIISQVAHIYFTRYIEVLKSLQGVVGQISLIR from the coding sequence ATGACGGTTGACAGAGTTCTCAAGGGACACGACATGTTTCAGTCACTCAGTATTGACGATGCCCACCAAATCAACTCATTCTCGTCGGTGAAAAAGTACAGAGCTAACGAGATGGTTTTCAAGTACGGCGAGGCGGCCGCTCACGTGTATATGCTCTTGGAGGGGTCGGTCAATCTTCGACTTCCCGCCAATCCGGCCGATTTCAGTTTCGTCATCTCCAAAATAGAGAAGGGGGAACTGTTTGGGTTGTCGCCGTTGCTTAACTCGTCCAGGTTTACTTCGACAGCGCAATGTATTGAACCAACCGAGTTGCTGTCCATTGAGGCCCAGCCCTTCCGGGAGATGCTTATGAGGAATGAGGTGGCGGGCTTCAACATCATTAGCCAGGTGGCACATATCTACTTCACCCGGTATATTGAGGTCCTGAAAAGTCTTCAAGGGGTTGTAGGCCAGATTTCGCTCATTCGCTGA